One Notolabrus celidotus isolate fNotCel1 chromosome 18, fNotCel1.pri, whole genome shotgun sequence DNA window includes the following coding sequences:
- the mfsd1l gene encoding major facilitator superfamily domain-containing protein 1 isoform X1: MAQPAEKAYYRFVVLFFNCLLTFGSYFCFDIPSVLQDQFQGNLTCPNATVINGTVDCVEGLGMTPQQYNLLYAIYAWTNAIVVVLAGFLIDKLGNRFGVFLFSFLCVLGSSIFALGSHFRGTPYLLPLMLTGRLLFGSGNGSLTIVQNRITAFWFKGKELALAFGVTLAFSRLGSVLNFFFTQKFEEKYGMQWTLWGGAFLCVLGFTSAILVSGLDKIGMKQLGLDGAIQEESRKVRIQDVKLLSLRYWLLVLTIMFFYNGIFPFIADASKFIQDKYSGYSQKEAAYIAGAVYDSSLVLSASVGILIDYVGLRGIFALACAILTLPVFGLLAFTFVPPLVSTIWLGVTYSFAAASMWPSIPLVVPQATLGTAMGLATSIQMIGIGVSNLVVGQILGTKSSETKIPLWRWQRMMIFMLANTICCIVTSVLLNVVDKRQGGILNKTTKRSEQAERESDREPLNQGEEEHDEEEEEEGVRTHSVNS, from the exons ATGGCGCAACCGGCAGAGAAAG CGTATTATCGCTTTGTGGTGCTGTTCTTCAACTGCCTGCTGACATTCGGCTCCTACTTCTGCTTCGACATTCCTAGTGTTTTGCAGGATCAGTTTCAAGGG AACCTGACATGTCCCAACGCTACAGTGATCAATGGGACGGTGGACTGTGTGGAGGGATTGGGAATGACTCCTCAGCAGTATAATCTTCTTTACGCCATATATGCCTGGAC GAATGCAATAGTGGTGGTCCTCGCTGGTTTCCTGATTGACAAACTAGGAAATCGCT ttggagtattcctcttctcttttctttgtgtCCTTGGCTCCTCAATCTTCGCACTGGGCTCTCACTTTAGAGGAACTCCCTACCTGCTGCCGCTCATGCTCACAGGTCGACTGCTGTTCGGATCAGGCAACGGATCTCTGACCA tCGTTCAGAACCGCATCACAGCCTTCTGGTTCAAAGGGAAGGAGCTGGCCTTGGCTTTCGGCGTGACCCTGGCCTTCTCTCGGCTGGGGTCAGTCCTGAACTTCTTCTTCACGCAGAAGTTCGAGGAAAAATATGGCATGCAGTGGACACTCTGGGGTG gTGCCTTTTTGTGCGTGCTGGGCTTCACGTCTGCCATCCTGGTCAGTGGGCTGGACAAGATCGGAATGAAGCAACTTGGCCTTGATGGTGCCATTCAAGAGGAGTCCCGCAAAGTG AGGATTCAGGATGTGAAGCTCTTGTCGCTGAGATACTGGCTGCTGGTTCTCACCATCATGTTCTTCTACAACGGTATCTTCCCCTTCATCGCAGACGCCAG TAAGTTCATTCAGGATAAGTACAGTGGCTACAGTCAGAAGGAAGCGGCCTACATTGCAGGGGCGGTCTACGACAGCTCACTGGTCCTCTCAGCCAGTGTGGGCATTCTCATA GACTATGTCGGTCTTCGGGGCATTTTTGCTCTGGCCTGTGCCATCCTCACGCTGCCTGTGTTTGGACTCCTCGCCTTCACGTTTGTCCCACCCCTTGTCTCCACCATATGGCTCGGAGTCACCTACTCTTTTGCTGCT GCGAGCATGTGGCCATCTATCCCCCTCGTGGTTCCTCAGGCCACTCTGGGAACAGCCATGGGTCTGGCCACCTCCATACAGATGATCGGGATTGGGGTGTCCAATCTGGTTGTTGGGCAGATTTTGGGCACCAAGTCAAG TGAGACTAAAATTCCGTTATGGCGTTGGCAGAGGATGATGATCTTCATGTTGGCCAACACAATCTGCTGCATCGTCACCTCAGTGCTGCTCAATGTTGTCGATAAAAGACAG GGCGGGATCCTGAACAAGACAACCAAGAGGTcagagcaggcagagagagagtctgacAGAGAGCCGCTCAACCAGGGAGAGGAAGAgcatgatgaggaggaggaggaagaaggggtCAGGACTCATTCTGTCAACTCCTAA
- the mfsd1l gene encoding major facilitator superfamily domain-containing protein 1 isoform X2 encodes MTPQQYNLLYAIYAWTNAIVVVLAGFLIDKLGNRFGVFLFSFLCVLGSSIFALGSHFRGTPYLLPLMLTGRLLFGSGNGSLTIVQNRITAFWFKGKELALAFGVTLAFSRLGSVLNFFFTQKFEEKYGMQWTLWGGAFLCVLGFTSAILVSGLDKIGMKQLGLDGAIQEESRKVRIQDVKLLSLRYWLLVLTIMFFYNGIFPFIADASKFIQDKYSGYSQKEAAYIAGAVYDSSLVLSASVGILIDYVGLRGIFALACAILTLPVFGLLAFTFVPPLVSTIWLGVTYSFAAASMWPSIPLVVPQATLGTAMGLATSIQMIGIGVSNLVVGQILGTKSSETKIPLWRWQRMMIFMLANTICCIVTSVLLNVVDKRQGGILNKTTKRSEQAERESDREPLNQGEEEHDEEEEEEGVRTHSVNS; translated from the exons ATGACTCCTCAGCAGTATAATCTTCTTTACGCCATATATGCCTGGAC GAATGCAATAGTGGTGGTCCTCGCTGGTTTCCTGATTGACAAACTAGGAAATCGCT ttggagtattcctcttctcttttctttgtgtCCTTGGCTCCTCAATCTTCGCACTGGGCTCTCACTTTAGAGGAACTCCCTACCTGCTGCCGCTCATGCTCACAGGTCGACTGCTGTTCGGATCAGGCAACGGATCTCTGACCA tCGTTCAGAACCGCATCACAGCCTTCTGGTTCAAAGGGAAGGAGCTGGCCTTGGCTTTCGGCGTGACCCTGGCCTTCTCTCGGCTGGGGTCAGTCCTGAACTTCTTCTTCACGCAGAAGTTCGAGGAAAAATATGGCATGCAGTGGACACTCTGGGGTG gTGCCTTTTTGTGCGTGCTGGGCTTCACGTCTGCCATCCTGGTCAGTGGGCTGGACAAGATCGGAATGAAGCAACTTGGCCTTGATGGTGCCATTCAAGAGGAGTCCCGCAAAGTG AGGATTCAGGATGTGAAGCTCTTGTCGCTGAGATACTGGCTGCTGGTTCTCACCATCATGTTCTTCTACAACGGTATCTTCCCCTTCATCGCAGACGCCAG TAAGTTCATTCAGGATAAGTACAGTGGCTACAGTCAGAAGGAAGCGGCCTACATTGCAGGGGCGGTCTACGACAGCTCACTGGTCCTCTCAGCCAGTGTGGGCATTCTCATA GACTATGTCGGTCTTCGGGGCATTTTTGCTCTGGCCTGTGCCATCCTCACGCTGCCTGTGTTTGGACTCCTCGCCTTCACGTTTGTCCCACCCCTTGTCTCCACCATATGGCTCGGAGTCACCTACTCTTTTGCTGCT GCGAGCATGTGGCCATCTATCCCCCTCGTGGTTCCTCAGGCCACTCTGGGAACAGCCATGGGTCTGGCCACCTCCATACAGATGATCGGGATTGGGGTGTCCAATCTGGTTGTTGGGCAGATTTTGGGCACCAAGTCAAG TGAGACTAAAATTCCGTTATGGCGTTGGCAGAGGATGATGATCTTCATGTTGGCCAACACAATCTGCTGCATCGTCACCTCAGTGCTGCTCAATGTTGTCGATAAAAGACAG GGCGGGATCCTGAACAAGACAACCAAGAGGTcagagcaggcagagagagagtctgacAGAGAGCCGCTCAACCAGGGAGAGGAAGAgcatgatgaggaggaggaggaagaaggggtCAGGACTCATTCTGTCAACTCCTAA